TTTGTTGGAAACATCGCAGACAACTCATAAATAAATTTTGGCTGCTCTTTGGTGTCAAATTTTAATATCAACGAATCTTTGTCGACTACAGAAATTCCTCCAAATTGTTTTTTGATGTTTAAGTGTTGAAGTTTTTTATACTCCAATAAACTCTCTCCATTAGTAGGTATTGGCCCTTGCGAAAAAACAGAACTAACTCCCAAACTTAGTAGTAACAATAGCGATTTAAAGTGCATCATCTTAAAACGATTTTTTCCATTTTTGTAAATCCTTTGATAAAGAAGCCGTAATTTTTGGGTTTTCTTTAGCCACATTATTTTTTTCGTAAGGATCTTGTTTTAGGTTATATAACTCTACAACTCCTTTTTCGTAAAAATCAATCAATTTCCAATCTCCCTTTCTAACTGCAGAACTTTTTGCATCTCCAGTATTTACAGGTCTTGCTTTTGATGAATGCCAATACACCTCCCTATCAGACCAATCTTTTTTACCTTTTAAAACTGGTAAAAGACTCTTTCCGTTTACTCCACAAACTTTTTTCTCACCAGCAACATCAATCAAAGTAGGAAATACATCCATCAACATTACTAAAGAATTCTCCTCTACTCTAGGGGTAAAATGATTGTTCCACTTTACCATAAACGGAATTTTAATTCCACCTTCGTACAACCAACCTTTTCCTGCTCTTAAAGGAAAGTTTGAAGTTGCCAATTGTCTTTTATGGGTTCCATCATTAGACAACCCTCCATGATCTGATGATAAAATAATGATGGTATTATCTGCAATTCCTAACTTTTTTAACTCGTTTAAAACACGACCTACATTTACATCCATATTTTCTACCATGGCTGCATACTCTGCATTGTCTTGTCTCATTTTGGTTCTACCCGTTCCTTCTAAAATATATTCTGGCTGATTTCCATAATCAAAAGATTTGATTTGTTTTTTGTTTCTATCAACATCTTCTTTTTTAGCTTCTATAGGTTGATGAACAGCATAAAAAGCCAACATTGCCATAAAAGGTTTAGATTTATCAACACTATCAATATGTTGAAGAACTTGCGTAGTAAGTACATCTGTTAAATAATCACCTTTTTTACTAATTTCTTCTAAATCTTTAATAGGAGCTTTTTTTACATTTTTATTATGTCCTTTGGGAGTATTAAAAGGATAAATATAGCTAATTGGAGACCCAGCATGTCCCGCAGCTACAGAAACATCATATCCAAATCCTTTAGGGCTACTCTCCTCATCTCCCAGGTGCCATTTTCCAAAATAAGCTGTTTGATATCCAGCTTTGTTTAATTTATGAACAAAGTTTTTACTGTCTTTTACATCTGACATTTCAAAACCATCATCTGGAACATCTCCATCCTTTACAGGATAATCTCCAGTCATCATAGCATAACGTGAAGGTACGCAACGAGGATAATTTGCATAAGCATTTTTAAACACCACAGATTCTTTTGCCAACTGGTCTATATTAGGTGTTTGATAAATTTTAGAACCATTACAGCTTAAATCATGATACCCTAAATCATCTACGTGTAAAATAATAATATTCGGTTTTGAATTTTGTGCCAAAACTAGTTGAATGGATAAAACCCAAAACATTTTGAAGAACATGGATGTTTTCATATTTATAATTCTTTTATGATAAAAAAGGATAGACGCAAAACAAGCATCTATCCTTTTACAATTATTTACGATACAATTTACTTGCTATAATTGATACTAAATTCCGTTAAGTTACTCTTCTGTATCTTCGTTAGATTCTTCTTTATTTTTATCTCTATACTTAGCAGAAATCATTTTTTGAACGGTTACATTTTCACCATTCTCTACTAAAGAACCAAAATCAGTATCTGTAATAACTCTTAACTCTTCTAAAGGTCTATCGTTTTTATATTCAACCATTAATCCTTTTAACTGAGCTTTTAAATCCTTAATAACATCTGCATATGCAGGATCGTTAATTACATTGTTCATTTGCATAGGATCCTTTTTGTTATCATATAACTCCCAAACATCAACATTATAGTAAAAATGTGCTAGGGTATATCTTTCTGTACGGATACCATAATGCGGTTGTACATGGTGCCAGAAAGGATATTCATAATAGTGATAATATGCTTTTTCTTCCCAGTTTTTTGGGGCTTTTTGTTTTGTTAACATTGATGCAAAACTTTTTCCTTGCATTTTTTGCTCAGATTGAATTCCAGCAATATCTAATAATGTAGGAGCATAATCAATATTCTTTACAATATCTTCGCATACCACACCTGCTTTTACTTTTTTAGGGTATCTAACAATTAATGGCATTCTTAAAGACTCTTCGTAAATAAAACGTTTGTCAAAGAAACCATGATCTCCTAAGTAAAATCCTTGATCTGAAGTTAACACAACAACAGTATTCTCTACCAATCCATTTTCATCTAAATAAGCCAATACTTTTCCAATATTATCATCAACAGATTTAACACAAGCTAAATAATCTTTAATATAAGTTTGGTAACGCCATTTTCTTGCTTCTGGCCCATCCTCTGTAACACCTTCTGGCAATACAACTTCGTCTGGTTTAGAACCAAAAAATTGCCACTCCATTCTTTCTCTCCAATCCTTAAACCCTTCTTTTGGCTGAGGCAATTTCATATCTTTTCTACTAAAAAATTCCATAGTCATTTCAGTATCACCCGCAGTTAACTCACGACCTTTATAATCATCGTTAAAGGTTGCAGGATAAGGCATTTCAATATCATCCCACAAAGTTTCATATTTATGGTCTGGTTCCCATGGTCTATGTGGAGCTTTGTATTGTAAACACATCATAAATGGCTTATCAGTATCCTTGTTAGATTTTAGCCAATCTAAAGCAAAGTCTGTAGTTAAATTAGTAGCATATCCTGTATGTTTTACATCTTTACCATTTTCATTAAAAACCGGATCCCAGTAATGCCCTTGTTGACCTGCTGAATTGTGAAATTTAAACGCATCAAAACCTTTTGGCTCTGATCCTAAATGCCATTTTCCAAACAAACTAGTTGCATATCCTTTTGATTGGAATTCTCTTGGGAATGTCCATTTAGTTTCATCAAATTTACCACCACTTTCGTTTTTATAATACCCATTTACATGGCTGTAATTACCTGTTAAAATAGATGATCTTGAAGGTCCACAAATAGCATTGGTACAAATACTATTTTGAAACAACATTCCTTCTTTTGCTAACCTATCGATATTCGGAGTAGGAGCAATATCTTTATATATTCCACCATAAGCACTAATCGCTTGTGTGGTTAAATCATCTGCCATTATATAAATAACATTAGGTGATTTTCCTGCCTGAGCTGTGTTATTTGTTGATTTACTACTGCTACAAGAAAGAACAAGCATAGCGGTGGCTACAACAAATAAACTGTTAAATAATTTATTGATTTTCATTATATATTGATTATTAATTGAACATGATTTTTTCATCTACTCGTAACTGTACAGATTGTAAATCTTTATCTGCCGAAGAAGAACCAGTTAAAATGGTAAAGTTTCCTGGTTCTACACAGTAATCAAAATTAAAGTCATAAAACGCTAAACTTTCTGCTCCTAATTCAAAAGTGATCTCTTTTGTTTCTCCAGCCGCAATAGCTACTCTTTTATATTTTTTTAATTCTTTTACAGGTCTTGTTACAGAACTAACTTCATCTCTAATATAAAGCTGAACCACTTCTTCTCCATCATAATTTCCTGAATTGGTTACCGAAACTGAAACAGTTACAGGTGCTTCTTTTGTTACCACATCTGAAGATACTTTAGGAGTACCATAAGTATAGTTGGTATAACTTAACCCAAACCCAAAAGGATGTAATGGTGTTTTTGATTCATTATAATATTTGTGAATATATGCTGTTGGTTTATGATTATAAATCATTTGTATCTGACCAACAGATCTAGGAATTGTTAAAGGTAACTTTCCACTTGGATTTACATTTCCATATAAAACCTCTGCTACCGCTTGACCACCAAAACTACCTGGTTCCCATGCTTCAACAACAGCAGATACGTTTTCTTCTAACCATTCTTCTGCTATAATACTTCCATTTACATATACTACTACAACAGGTTTTCCTGTTTTTATAATAGCTTTTGCCAATTCAATTTGTCTACCAGATAATTTTAAAGTACTTCTATCCATGTTTTCACCAGTGGTTTTTTTGTCCCACTCATGACGGAAAGAATTTTCACCTAAAACCATTACTGTTACATCAGATTGTTTTGCATAGCTCGCTGATTTGGCTATTTGTGTATCTGTAATTTCTAAACCATACTCACCAACATCATAAAAAGATACTTGATCTCCTTTTTCTTTTGCTAAATCTTGAATTCCTTCTAAAATTGTAATGGTATTTTCTTCTGGTTGAGAAGAAACCCAGTCTCCTAAAGTTGTTTGATTATTTGCATTAGGCCCTACTACAAATATTTTCTTTTTTGATGCTTTTAATGGTAATACTCCATCATTTTTTAATAAAGTAATTCCTCTTCTAGCCTGTTCTAAAGAAGTATTTTGATGTTTGGTTGTAAACACTTGTTCTGCTACTTTAGATTCCTCTATAAAAGGATTTTCAAACAAACCTAATC
Above is a genomic segment from Wenyingzhuangia fucanilytica containing:
- a CDS encoding sulfatase, which produces MKTSMFFKMFWVLSIQLVLAQNSKPNIIILHVDDLGYHDLSCNGSKIYQTPNIDQLAKESVVFKNAYANYPRCVPSRYAMMTGDYPVKDGDVPDDGFEMSDVKDSKNFVHKLNKAGYQTAYFGKWHLGDEESSPKGFGYDVSVAAGHAGSPISYIYPFNTPKGHNKNVKKAPIKDLEEISKKGDYLTDVLTTQVLQHIDSVDKSKPFMAMLAFYAVHQPIEAKKEDVDRNKKQIKSFDYGNQPEYILEGTGRTKMRQDNAEYAAMVENMDVNVGRVLNELKKLGIADNTIIILSSDHGGLSNDGTHKRQLATSNFPLRAGKGWLYEGGIKIPFMVKWNNHFTPRVEENSLVMLMDVFPTLIDVAGEKKVCGVNGKSLLPVLKGKKDWSDREVYWHSSKARPVNTGDAKSSAVRKGDWKLIDFYEKGVVELYNLKQDPYEKNNVAKENPKITASLSKDLQKWKKSF
- a CDS encoding sulfatase, coding for MKINKLFNSLFVVATAMLVLSCSSSKSTNNTAQAGKSPNVIYIMADDLTTQAISAYGGIYKDIAPTPNIDRLAKEGMLFQNSICTNAICGPSRSSILTGNYSHVNGYYKNESGGKFDETKWTFPREFQSKGYATSLFGKWHLGSEPKGFDAFKFHNSAGQQGHYWDPVFNENGKDVKHTGYATNLTTDFALDWLKSNKDTDKPFMMCLQYKAPHRPWEPDHKYETLWDDIEMPYPATFNDDYKGRELTAGDTEMTMEFFSRKDMKLPQPKEGFKDWRERMEWQFFGSKPDEVVLPEGVTEDGPEARKWRYQTYIKDYLACVKSVDDNIGKVLAYLDENGLVENTVVVLTSDQGFYLGDHGFFDKRFIYEESLRMPLIVRYPKKVKAGVVCEDIVKNIDYAPTLLDIAGIQSEQKMQGKSFASMLTKQKAPKNWEEKAYYHYYEYPFWHHVQPHYGIRTERYTLAHFYYNVDVWELYDNKKDPMQMNNVINDPAYADVIKDLKAQLKGLMVEYKNDRPLEELRVITDTDFGSLVENGENVTVQKMISAKYRDKNKEESNEDTEE
- a CDS encoding glycoside hydrolase family 3 N-terminal domain-containing protein encodes the protein MFRIVKINLYALTTAVLLLLSSCKESKKDQKDLDYWSTKLSTEERVADLMSKMTLEEKVAQMVQYVGLEHMKTAENNVSAEDLETSDAHAFYPGLHSNDVAEMTKRGEIGSFLHVLTTKEANYLQTLARESRLKIPVIIGIDAIHGNGLFSGATIYPSPITMAATWDDDLAYKASAETALEMRATGTHWAFTPNIDVLRDPRWGRTGETFGEDPYLVGNMGVATINGLQSEDFSGSDKVVACVKHLIGGGQPITGINASPIDVSKRTLLEVYLRPFKRAVKEANIYSIMTAHNELNGVPCHMEKNLMTNIMRDEYGFKGFYVSDWNDVRRIDIWHHVATDFKDAVRLSVDAGMDMNMHGPLFADYVVELVNEGKLSQARVDEACAKILEAKFRLGLFENPFIEESKVAEQVFTTKHQNTSLEQARRGITLLKNDGVLPLKASKKKIFVVGPNANNQTTLGDWVSSQPEENTITILEGIQDLAKEKGDQVSFYDVGEYGLEITDTQIAKSASYAKQSDVTVMVLGENSFRHEWDKKTTGENMDRSTLKLSGRQIELAKAIIKTGKPVVVVYVNGSIIAEEWLEENVSAVVEAWEPGSFGGQAVAEVLYGNVNPSGKLPLTIPRSVGQIQMIYNHKPTAYIHKYYNESKTPLHPFGFGLSYTNYTYGTPKVSSDVVTKEAPVTVSVSVTNSGNYDGEEVVQLYIRDEVSSVTRPVKELKKYKRVAIAAGETKEITFELGAESLAFYDFNFDYCVEPGNFTILTGSSSADKDLQSVQLRVDEKIMFN